One Chitinophagaceae bacterium C216 genomic window carries:
- the walR gene encoding Transcriptional regulatory protein WalR has protein sequence MEERPSNILLVEDEENLHEALKLNLELEGYQVTSAYDGNEALQAVKNEYFDLIILDVMLPEMDGIAVAETIRLNNNEVPILMLSAKNTSADKVLGLKKGADDYITKPFNLEELLLRIKKLIEKNQKLQEKSTLGNTYSFGGNIIDFKAQEATTKYAGKVQLSKKETMLLKLLIENKNEVVPREKILQYVWGYNVYPTTRTIDNFILNFRKYFEKDSRNPRYFHSVRGVGYKYTE, from the coding sequence ATGGAAGAAAGACCATCAAATATTCTTTTGGTAGAAGACGAGGAAAACCTTCATGAGGCTTTAAAACTGAATCTGGAGCTGGAAGGCTACCAGGTCACCTCTGCTTATGATGGCAACGAAGCACTTCAAGCTGTAAAAAACGAATATTTCGACCTCATCATACTAGATGTAATGCTGCCCGAAATGGATGGCATTGCGGTAGCCGAAACCATCCGTTTGAACAACAACGAAGTGCCAATTTTAATGCTCAGTGCCAAAAATACCAGCGCCGATAAGGTGCTGGGATTGAAAAAAGGCGCCGATGATTATATCACCAAACCCTTTAATCTAGAAGAATTACTACTTCGCATAAAAAAACTGATTGAAAAAAATCAAAAACTGCAAGAGAAGAGCACTCTCGGCAATACATACTCTTTTGGAGGGAATATTATCGATTTTAAAGCTCAGGAAGCCACTACGAAATATGCCGGTAAGGTCCAGCTAAGCAAGAAAGAAACCATGCTTTTAAAGCTGCTTATTGAAAATAAAAACGAAGTGGTTCCCCGGGAAAAGATTCTACAGTATGTGTGGGGGTATAACGTATATCCCACCACCCGTACTATTGATAATTTCATTCTCAATTTCAGGAAATACTTCGAAAAAGACAGCCGCAATCCACGCTATTTTCACTCAGTAAGAGGTGTTGGATATAAATACACCGAATAA
- the sasA_4 gene encoding Adaptive-response sensory-kinase SasA yields the protein MKKDLKTRLKRATRLFWLLLIYVVAALVWWFVALELQNRQMYSLQLYHLETTVSREQQPSLYDAELARIREGHHRNTIKYAGEGVVFLGLILLGAAYVFRSIKQQILLQEQQENFVMAVTHELKTPIAIAKLNLETLLKHQLDEQKQRKLIQMSLEETKRLDFLTNNILVSSQLENKNYKLNKEEIDFSSLLKDRVSEFSQRFPDRIIHSDISDGIDVLGDPLLLQILINNLIENALKYSERKDPVTVTLRKENDAVVMRVMDEGIGIAEEERSKIFLKFYRVGNEATRKKQGTGLGLYLCEKIAKDHNADILMTNNNPKGSIFAVKFNS from the coding sequence ATGAAAAAGGATCTCAAAACCCGGTTAAAAAGAGCTACACGCCTTTTTTGGCTACTGCTAATCTATGTAGTAGCCGCTTTGGTATGGTGGTTTGTGGCTTTGGAGCTGCAAAACCGCCAAATGTACTCCCTTCAGTTATACCATCTAGAAACAACCGTATCTAGAGAGCAGCAACCCAGTTTGTATGATGCTGAGCTGGCACGTATCCGCGAAGGGCATCATCGCAATACCATTAAATACGCAGGTGAGGGTGTCGTATTTTTAGGACTGATCCTCTTAGGTGCCGCCTATGTATTTCGCTCTATTAAACAACAAATTCTTTTACAAGAGCAGCAAGAAAACTTCGTAATGGCGGTTACTCACGAATTAAAAACCCCCATTGCCATTGCAAAACTGAATCTGGAAACCTTACTCAAGCATCAACTGGATGAGCAGAAACAGCGGAAACTAATACAGATGTCGCTGGAGGAAACCAAACGCCTGGATTTTTTAACCAACAATATTTTGGTATCCTCCCAATTGGAGAACAAAAATTATAAATTAAATAAAGAGGAGATCGACTTTTCCTCGCTCTTAAAGGACCGGGTGTCGGAATTTTCTCAACGTTTCCCCGATAGAATTATTCACAGCGATATATCAGACGGAATTGATGTTTTGGGAGATCCCCTGCTATTGCAAATATTGATAAACAATTTAATAGAAAACGCGTTAAAATACTCAGAAAGAAAGGACCCCGTCACCGTCACACTGCGCAAGGAAAATGATGCGGTGGTTATGCGGGTAATGGACGAAGGCATCGGTATTGCAGAAGAAGAGCGGAGCAAGATTTTTTTAAAGTTTTACCGTGTGGGTAATGAAGCCACCCGTAAAAAACAAGGAACGGGTCTGGGGTTATACCTGTGTGAGAAAATTGCTAAAGATCACAATGCAGACATTTTAATGACAAATAACAATCCAAAGGGAAGTATTTTTGCAGTCAAATTCAATAGCTGA
- a CDS encoding hypothetical protein (UPF0701 protein HI_0467) — MLKSMTGFGRAERAIGRKTFLIDIKSLNGKQFDLSLRLPALVKPFEFDIRKTLAEGLNRGSVDCTISLKETGDATPVVINTDLARAYYHTLEGLSKELGMDTSNILNAIIKLPEVITPSSETLSDDEWQELQGLIKEAVADLNKHRENEGSILEQELRKRIENILSLQTEITPLDAQRQENIRDGIVKLLEEKVGKDNYDENRLEQELIYYIEKIDITEEMVRLQNHCNYFMEILAENTDIKGKKLSFVLQEIGREINTTGSKAYDAAIQKIVVMMKDELEKAKEQVLNVL; from the coding sequence ATGCTGAAATCAATGACAGGCTTTGGCCGTGCAGAAAGAGCTATTGGAAGAAAAACATTTCTGATCGATATCAAGTCTTTAAATGGCAAACAATTTGATTTATCATTACGTTTACCGGCACTCGTAAAACCGTTTGAGTTCGACATCAGAAAGACTCTGGCAGAAGGATTGAATAGAGGAAGTGTGGATTGTACCATAAGCCTGAAAGAAACAGGAGATGCCACACCTGTGGTTATCAACACAGATTTAGCAAGAGCTTATTATCATACCTTGGAGGGATTATCGAAAGAGTTGGGTATGGACACATCCAACATTCTAAATGCGATTATTAAGTTGCCCGAAGTAATTACCCCCAGTAGTGAAACGCTTTCCGATGATGAGTGGCAAGAGTTACAAGGACTCATAAAAGAGGCAGTTGCAGATTTGAATAAGCACCGGGAAAATGAAGGCAGTATTCTAGAACAGGAATTACGTAAACGAATTGAGAATATTCTTTCCTTGCAAACCGAAATCACTCCTCTTGATGCCCAGCGCCAAGAAAATATTCGAGATGGTATTGTAAAACTCTTGGAAGAAAAGGTGGGAAAGGATAACTATGATGAAAATCGCTTGGAACAGGAATTGATTTATTATATCGAAAAAATCGATATTACCGAAGAAATGGTTCGCCTCCAGAATCATTGCAACTATTTCATGGAAATACTTGCAGAAAATACCGACATCAAAGGGAAAAAGCTCTCCTTTGTTTTGCAGGAAATAGGCAGAGAAATCAATACTACCGGTTCCAAAGCTTACGATGCTGCCATTCAGAAAATTGTTGTAATGATGAAAGACGAACTAGAAAAAGCCAAAGAACAGGTGTTGAATGTATTGTAG